A stretch of Bordetella genomosp. 13 DNA encodes these proteins:
- a CDS encoding ATPase, T2SS/T4P/T4SS family, giving the protein MTMLELELTFEDGTQRLHRGAPPITIGRAAHCAVRIANWRVGKQHATLAVRGDSIVLEDLGTLAGTMVNGTRIATHAPLMPEDRILIGPCQVRVRLDPNAGGATDDSCDEHAVAPAGVADAQAEPRDPMQDAMVLLPYHKRLHAALLQALDLRRRDVAGMSDQALRAEAQKLLDDLVGQDGDLPSHVDRARLCRAVLDEAVGLGPLESLLADPGITEIMVNRHDEVYVERGGTLARHAAVFSSEQSVRWVIERIVAPLGRRIDESSPMVDARLPDGSRVNAVIPPIAIRGPSLTIRKFPMRRPHLPDLVRNGSLDPAMAGLLMLCVRQRKNIVVSGGTGSGKTTLLNILSNTIPDGERIVTIEDAAELRLHHEHLVSLEARPPNLEGRGRVDIRDLVRNALRMRPDRIVVGECRGAEAFDMLTAMNTGHEGSLTTLHANSPRDALGRLEAMTLMAGLDLPLAVVREHIASSIDILVQQARLSDGRRLVTAIVEVTGMESGRIQLQELFRYDPVRGFVDTGLRPTFMDGWQGDGPDARGALAAVYTNAVQDGSA; this is encoded by the coding sequence CTGACCATGCTCGAACTGGAACTCACCTTCGAAGATGGAACGCAGCGCCTGCACCGTGGCGCGCCGCCCATCACCATAGGCCGCGCCGCGCATTGCGCCGTACGCATCGCCAATTGGCGGGTGGGCAAGCAGCACGCGACGCTGGCGGTGCGCGGCGACAGCATCGTGCTCGAAGACCTGGGCACGCTGGCGGGCACCATGGTCAACGGCACGCGCATTGCCACGCATGCCCCGCTGATGCCCGAAGACCGCATTCTCATCGGCCCGTGCCAAGTGCGCGTGCGCCTCGATCCGAACGCTGGCGGCGCGACCGATGATTCGTGCGATGAACATGCCGTTGCGCCGGCCGGCGTTGCCGACGCGCAAGCGGAACCGCGCGATCCGATGCAGGACGCCATGGTGCTGCTGCCGTATCACAAGCGCCTGCACGCCGCCTTGCTGCAAGCCCTGGATCTGCGGCGGCGGGACGTGGCCGGCATGAGCGACCAGGCGCTGCGGGCCGAGGCGCAGAAGCTGCTGGACGACCTGGTCGGCCAGGACGGCGACCTGCCATCACATGTCGATCGGGCCCGTCTGTGCCGCGCCGTGCTGGACGAGGCTGTAGGACTAGGCCCGCTGGAATCGTTGCTGGCGGACCCCGGCATCACCGAGATCATGGTCAACCGCCACGACGAGGTATATGTCGAACGCGGCGGCACGCTGGCGCGCCATGCCGCGGTCTTCAGCAGCGAACAATCGGTGCGCTGGGTGATCGAGCGCATCGTCGCGCCGCTGGGGCGGCGCATCGACGAAAGCTCGCCCATGGTCGATGCGCGGCTGCCCGATGGCTCGCGCGTCAATGCGGTGATACCGCCCATCGCCATACGGGGCCCCAGCCTCACCATACGCAAATTCCCCATGCGTCGGCCGCACTTGCCCGACCTGGTCCGCAATGGTTCGCTCGACCCCGCCATGGCGGGACTTCTGATGCTCTGCGTGCGCCAGCGCAAGAACATCGTCGTGTCGGGCGGCACCGGCTCCGGCAAGACCACGCTGCTCAACATTCTTTCCAATACCATTCCCGACGGCGAGCGTATCGTCACCATCGAAGACGCCGCCGAGCTGCGGCTGCATCACGAGCACCTGGTCTCGCTCGAGGCCCGGCCTCCCAACCTGGAGGGCAGGGGCAGGGTGGACATCCGCGATCTGGTGCGCAACGCACTGCGGATGCGGCCCGACCGCATCGTGGTGGGCGAATGCCGCGGCGCCGAAGCCTTCGACATGCTGACGGCCATGAACACCGGGCACGAAGGCTCTCTCACCACGCTGCATGCCAATTCGCCGCGGGACGCTCTGGGCAGGCTCGAGGCCATGACGCTGATGGCCGGCCTGGACCTTCCGCTTGCGGTGGTGCGCGAACATATCGCCTCCAGCATCGACATCCTCGTCCAGCAGGCGCGCCTGTCGGATGGCCGCCGGCTGGTCACGGCCATCGTCGAAGTCACGGGAATGGAAAGCGGCCGCATACAGTTGCAGGAGCTGTTCCGCTACGATCCCGTGCGCGGCTTCGTCGACACCGGCTTGCGACCGACCTTCATGGACGGTTGGCAGGGCGATGGCCCCGACGCCCGCGGCGCGTTGGCCGCGGTCTACACGAATGCCGTGCAGGACGGTTCGGCATGA
- a CDS encoding type II and III secretion system protein family protein, with the protein MPAAAQADMPATDIELEVGESRVLAAPGAHRVAVGNGQVLTAMAADEREVVLFARQEGTSTVHVWAGKSAPVAYTVRVYAAGLRRMRAEVDKLLEGIPAARSVQVGGNIVIEGNDLSDDDRARIAALAQRYPGILDFTGQVGWDRMVLLDVQVVELPSSRLLEFGVRWDPATQGGLQAGLAWDGGSAARALTERPGQPPLAMPMPTGRAAGYFGVNAMLAASLGALAQRGEAVLLAQPQLLARSGSTASFLAGGEVPYATTDRDGGSNTQFKPYGVSLQITPRIDRNGTIRSRIEVEASSIDASMSLPSGPALRTRRAMTEFNVRSGQTLVLGGFLSRERATERSGLPLLSDIPLLGSLFSTRRSQTRDTELAIFVTPSIVSPDYAGFDQSVRQAQGVLQQAFPDPPQIGPLPPAASGRGWSSPDGAGSQWVVPPYTQSSGAF; encoded by the coding sequence ATGCCGGCGGCCGCGCAAGCCGACATGCCTGCCACTGACATCGAACTCGAGGTCGGGGAAAGCCGCGTGCTGGCCGCACCCGGCGCGCACCGGGTAGCGGTGGGCAATGGGCAGGTGCTTACCGCGATGGCGGCGGATGAGCGCGAGGTCGTGCTGTTCGCTCGCCAGGAAGGTACGTCTACCGTGCACGTATGGGCCGGCAAGAGTGCGCCCGTGGCGTACACCGTGCGCGTCTATGCCGCCGGCCTGCGGCGCATGCGAGCCGAGGTGGACAAACTCCTCGAAGGCATACCCGCCGCGCGCAGCGTGCAGGTCGGCGGCAACATCGTCATCGAAGGCAATGACCTGTCCGACGATGACCGTGCGCGCATCGCCGCCCTGGCGCAGCGCTACCCCGGCATTCTCGATTTCACCGGCCAGGTGGGCTGGGACCGCATGGTGCTGTTGGATGTACAGGTCGTCGAACTGCCCAGTTCCCGGCTGCTCGAGTTCGGCGTGCGCTGGGATCCCGCCACTCAAGGAGGCTTGCAGGCAGGCCTTGCGTGGGACGGCGGCTCGGCGGCGCGGGCGCTTACCGAGCGGCCCGGCCAGCCGCCGCTGGCCATGCCGATGCCCACCGGACGCGCCGCCGGATACTTCGGCGTCAATGCCATGCTGGCCGCCAGTCTCGGTGCGCTGGCGCAGCGTGGCGAGGCCGTGCTGCTGGCGCAGCCGCAATTGCTCGCGCGCAGCGGCAGCACGGCCTCGTTCCTGGCGGGCGGAGAGGTTCCCTACGCCACGACCGACCGCGACGGCGGCAGCAACACGCAATTCAAGCCATACGGCGTGTCCTTGCAGATCACGCCGCGCATCGACCGCAACGGCACCATACGCTCGCGCATCGAGGTCGAAGCCAGTTCCATCGATGCTTCCATGAGCCTGCCGTCCGGCCCGGCGCTGCGCACGCGTCGCGCCATGACCGAGTTCAACGTGCGTTCCGGACAGACTCTCGTGCTGGGCGGATTCCTGTCGCGAGAGCGCGCGACCGAGCGCAGCGGCTTGCCGCTGCTTTCCGATATCCCGCTGCTGGGCAGTCTCTTTTCCACCCGCCGCTCGCAGACCCGCGACACCGAGCTGGCCATTTTCGTCACGCCCAGCATCGTCTCGCCCGACTACGCGGGTTTCGACCAAAGCGTACGTCAGGCGCAGGGCGTGTTGCAGCAGGCCTTCCCCGATCCGCCGCAGATTGGCCCTCTGCCGCCAGCCGCGTCGGGCCGCGGCTGGAGCAGTCCCGATGGCGCGGGCTCGCAATGGGTGGTGCCTCCTTACACGCAATCTTCCGGAGCCTTCTGA